From the Rhodoferax sp. WC2427 genome, one window contains:
- the betB gene encoding betaine-aldehyde dehydrogenase, with protein MTASLIPSFVNGQTTQGRGERFDTLNPATGTVIAGVHDNAEADVNAAVAAAEAGFQIWSAMTGTERGRILHRAAQLLRERNDTLAALEVQDTGKPWQEACVVDVASGADCIEYFAGAAATLAGAQYPLKNAFAYTRREPLGVCVGIGAWNYPIQIACWKSAPALAAGNAMIFKPSELTPMTAVKLAEIYLEAGVPPGVFNVLQGRGTTGALLAAHPGVAKVSVTGSIPTGKRVMASAAATLKRVTMELGGKSPLIVFDDADFEQAVTAAMMANFYTQGEICTNGTRVFVQRGIADKFLARLKERTLLLRVGDPKDPETEVGALISAAHRDKVLGYVAQGVAGGATLVCGGTAVNVKGCENGNFVAPTIFADCTDGMAIVQEEIFGPVMALLVFDDEAEVIQRANATRFGLAAGVFTRDGARGHRVAARLKAGICWINNYNITPIEIPFGGAGESGIGHENSMVALEHYTQLKTVYVELGEVACGYR; from the coding sequence ATGACTGCATCCTTGATCCCCAGCTTCGTCAATGGCCAAACCACACAGGGCCGTGGCGAACGCTTTGACACCCTCAACCCCGCCACCGGCACCGTGATTGCCGGGGTGCACGACAACGCAGAGGCCGACGTCAACGCCGCCGTGGCCGCCGCCGAGGCTGGCTTTCAAATCTGGTCGGCCATGACCGGCACCGAGCGCGGCCGCATCCTGCACCGCGCCGCCCAGCTGCTGCGCGAGCGCAACGACACCCTGGCCGCCCTGGAGGTGCAAGACACCGGCAAGCCCTGGCAGGAAGCCTGCGTGGTCGACGTGGCAAGCGGGGCCGATTGCATCGAATACTTTGCCGGTGCCGCCGCCACCCTGGCCGGTGCCCAGTACCCGCTGAAAAACGCCTTCGCCTACACCCGCCGCGAGCCCCTGGGCGTGTGCGTGGGCATTGGCGCGTGGAACTACCCGATCCAGATCGCCTGCTGGAAGTCCGCACCCGCGCTGGCTGCAGGCAACGCCATGATCTTCAAGCCGTCCGAGCTCACGCCCATGACCGCGGTGAAGCTGGCCGAGATTTACCTGGAGGCTGGCGTGCCCCCCGGCGTGTTCAACGTGCTGCAAGGCCGCGGCACCACCGGCGCGCTGCTGGCCGCCCACCCGGGCGTAGCCAAGGTGTCGGTCACCGGCTCCATCCCCACCGGCAAACGCGTCATGGCCAGCGCCGCCGCCACCCTGAAACGGGTGACCATGGAGCTGGGCGGCAAGTCGCCATTGATCGTGTTTGACGATGCCGACTTCGAGCAGGCCGTGACCGCCGCCATGATGGCCAACTTCTACACCCAGGGCGAAATCTGCACCAACGGCACCCGCGTGTTCGTGCAGCGCGGCATTGCCGACAAATTTTTGGCCCGCCTGAAGGAACGCACCTTGCTGCTGCGAGTGGGCGACCCGAAAGATCCCGAAACAGAAGTCGGCGCGCTCATCTCTGCCGCCCACCGCGACAAGGTGCTGGGCTACGTGGCCCAGGGCGTGGCGGGTGGTGCCACGCTGGTGTGCGGCGGCACGGCAGTCAACGTCAAAGGCTGTGAGAACGGCAACTTCGTTGCCCCCACCATCTTTGCCGACTGCACGGACGGCATGGCTATCGTGCAGGAAGAAATCTTCGGCCCGGTGATGGCCCTGCTGGTGTTTGACGACGAGGCCGAGGTCATCCAGCGCGCCAACGCCACCCGCTTCGGCCTGGCCGCAGGCGTGTTCACCCGCGACGGGGCCCGGGGCCACCGCGTGGCGGCGCGTTTGAAGGCCGGCATCTGCTGGATCAACAACTACAACATCACGCCCATCGAAATCCCCTTCGGCGGCGCGGGCGAGTCCGGCATTGGCCACGAGAACAGCATGGTTGCGCTGGAGCACTACACCCAGCTGAAAACCGTGTACGTGGAACTGGGCGAAGTCGCCTGCGGCTACCGCTGA
- the betA gene encoding choline dehydrogenase, giving the protein MTTENFDYIIVGAGSAGCVLANRLTEDPDVKVLLLEAGPGDRSIFIHMPSAFAYPLANDKFNWFYHSEPEPFMDNRPMYCPRGRVLGGSSSINGMVYIRGHALDYDGWASYKGLENWSYADCLPYFRKAETRGKGGDAYRGDSGPLNVSTGACVNPLYNAFIEAAQQAGYARTDDMNGYRQEGIGPMDMTVHKGRRWSTAMAYLRPAMKRPNLQVRTRALVAKVAFAPETSPPRAVGVEVVHGHRTDLIRANREVILCGGAINSPQLLMLSGVGNPDDLRKLGIPVVAALRGVGANLQDHLETYVQYMCKEPITLYSAMNPVAKVKIGAEWMLKGTGLGATNHFESGGFIRSAAGVKHPDLQYHFLPMAIQYDGSAPASFHGFQAHVGPMRPTSRGAVTLKTASPKDAPRILFNYMATEQDRKEMRAGIRLTREIFDQPAFDPYRGDAVSPKDDVQTDAEIDAHIRAHGESALHPSCTCRMGTDDMAVTDGAGRVHGISNLRVVDASIMPDVISGNLNAPTIMLAEKMADAIRGKAALPRSDAPFFVHPDYLTAQR; this is encoded by the coding sequence ATGACCACCGAAAATTTCGACTACATCATCGTCGGCGCAGGCTCTGCGGGCTGCGTGCTGGCCAACCGCCTGACCGAAGACCCGGACGTGAAAGTGCTGCTGCTGGAAGCCGGGCCGGGCGACCGCAGCATCTTTATCCACATGCCCTCGGCCTTTGCCTACCCGCTGGCCAACGACAAGTTCAACTGGTTCTACCACTCCGAGCCCGAGCCCTTCATGGACAACCGCCCCATGTACTGCCCGCGCGGCCGGGTGCTGGGCGGCTCGTCCAGCATCAACGGCATGGTCTACATCCGCGGCCACGCGCTCGACTACGACGGCTGGGCATCGTACAAAGGGCTGGAAAACTGGTCCTATGCCGACTGCCTGCCCTACTTCCGCAAGGCCGAAACCCGCGGCAAGGGCGGCGACGCCTACCGCGGCGACAGCGGCCCGCTGAACGTGTCCACCGGGGCCTGCGTGAACCCGCTGTACAACGCGTTTATCGAGGCGGCACAACAAGCGGGCTATGCCCGCACCGACGACATGAACGGCTACCGCCAGGAGGGCATTGGCCCGATGGACATGACCGTGCACAAGGGCCGCCGCTGGAGCACCGCCATGGCCTACCTGCGCCCGGCCATGAAGCGCCCCAACCTGCAGGTGCGCACCCGTGCGCTGGTCGCCAAGGTGGCTTTCGCCCCTGAGACCAGCCCGCCGCGCGCCGTGGGCGTGGAGGTGGTCCACGGCCACCGCACCGACCTGATCCGCGCCAACCGCGAAGTGATTCTGTGCGGCGGCGCCATCAACTCGCCGCAGCTGCTGATGCTCTCGGGCGTGGGCAACCCGGACGACCTGCGCAAACTGGGCATCCCCGTGGTCGCCGCGCTGCGCGGGGTCGGCGCCAACTTGCAGGACCACCTGGAAACCTATGTGCAGTACATGTGCAAGGAACCCATCACCCTGTACAGCGCCATGAACCCGGTGGCCAAGGTGAAGATCGGCGCGGAGTGGATGCTCAAGGGCACCGGCCTGGGGGCCACCAACCATTTCGAATCCGGCGGCTTCATCCGCAGCGCGGCCGGGGTCAAGCACCCCGACCTGCAGTACCACTTTCTGCCCATGGCGATCCAGTACGACGGCAGCGCGCCCGCCAGCTTCCACGGCTTCCAGGCGCACGTGGGGCCGATGCGCCCGACCAGCCGGGGTGCCGTCACGCTCAAGACCGCCAGCCCCAAGGATGCGCCGCGCATCCTGTTCAACTACATGGCCACCGAGCAGGACCGCAAGGAAATGCGCGCTGGCATCCGGCTGACGCGTGAAATATTCGACCAGCCCGCGTTCGACCCCTACCGCGGCGACGCCGTGTCGCCCAAGGACGACGTGCAGACCGATGCCGAAATCGATGCCCACATCCGGGCGCACGGCGAAAGCGCCCTGCACCCTTCCTGCACCTGCCGCATGGGCACCGACGACATGGCCGTCACCGACGGCGCAGGCCGCGTGCATGGCATCAGCAACCTCCGGGTGGTGGACGCGTCCATCATGCCCGACGTGATCAGCGGCAACCTGAACGCCCCCACCATCATGCTGGCCGAGAAGATGGCCGACGCGATCCGGGGCAAAGCCGCCCTGCCGCGTTCGGACGCGCCTTTCTTTGTCCATCCCGACTACCTCACCGCACAGCGGTAA
- a CDS encoding L-serine ammonia-lyase, with protein MAVSVFDIFKIGIGPSSSHTVGPMRAARMFTERLAHQGLLGACARVEVKLYGSLGSTGKGHGTDKAVLLGLEGHDPESVDVEAIPALLENIRSTGLLRVGGVHPVAFKEKDHLAFYRRETLPFHPNGMRCIAYDADGAELLNRCYYSVGGGFIVSDEVAADGNKQKVLAPDTTVLPYPFHSGDELLAQCKGAGISIAELMRRNEQHWRSDADIDAGLNKIWAVMQACVVRGCRTQGVLPGGFKVKRRAADLFTKLCANPELALRDPLQVLDWVNLYALAVNEENAAGGRVVTAPTNGAAGIVPAVLHYYVRFVATSTPSGVIDFLLTAAAIGMLYKENASISGAEVGCQGEVGVACSMAAAALCAVMGGTPEQVENAAEIGMEHHLGLTCDPVGGLVQIPCIERNAIASVKAINAARMALHGDGSHFVSLDKVIKTMRETGADMMTKYKETARGGLAVNIVEC; from the coding sequence ATGGCAGTCAGTGTTTTCGACATCTTCAAAATCGGTATCGGTCCTAGCAGCTCGCACACCGTGGGCCCCATGCGCGCCGCCCGTATGTTCACCGAACGGCTGGCGCACCAGGGCCTGCTGGGTGCGTGCGCCAGGGTCGAGGTCAAGCTCTACGGCTCGCTGGGCTCCACCGGCAAGGGCCACGGCACCGACAAGGCCGTGCTGCTCGGCCTGGAAGGCCATGACCCGGAAAGCGTGGACGTGGAAGCCATTCCCGCCCTGCTGGAAAACATCCGCAGCACCGGCCTGCTGCGCGTGGGCGGGGTGCACCCGGTGGCGTTCAAGGAAAAGGACCACCTGGCCTTCTACCGCCGCGAGACCCTGCCCTTCCACCCCAACGGCATGCGCTGCATTGCCTATGACGCCGATGGGGCCGAACTGCTAAACCGCTGCTACTACTCGGTGGGCGGTGGCTTCATCGTCAGCGACGAAGTGGCCGCCGACGGCAACAAGCAAAAGGTACTGGCCCCCGACACCACGGTGCTGCCCTACCCCTTCCACAGCGGCGACGAGCTGCTGGCCCAGTGCAAGGGCGCGGGCATTTCGATTGCCGAGCTGATGCGCCGCAACGAACAGCACTGGCGCAGCGATGCCGACATCGACGCAGGCCTGAACAAGATCTGGGCCGTGATGCAGGCCTGCGTGGTGCGCGGCTGCCGCACCCAGGGCGTGCTGCCTGGCGGCTTCAAGGTCAAACGCCGTGCGGCCGACCTGTTCACCAAGCTCTGCGCGAATCCCGAACTGGCGCTACGCGATCCACTCCAGGTGCTGGACTGGGTGAACCTGTACGCCCTGGCCGTGAACGAAGAAAACGCCGCCGGGGGCCGCGTGGTCACCGCACCGACCAACGGGGCCGCAGGCATCGTGCCCGCCGTACTGCACTACTACGTGCGCTTTGTGGCTACGTCCACGCCCAGCGGGGTCATCGACTTCCTGCTGACCGCCGCCGCCATCGGCATGCTGTACAAGGAGAACGCCTCCATCTCCGGGGCCGAAGTCGGCTGCCAGGGCGAGGTGGGCGTGGCCTGCTCCATGGCCGCCGCCGCCCTGTGCGCGGTGATGGGCGGCACCCCCGAGCAGGTGGAAAACGCCGCCGAAATCGGCATGGAACACCACCTGGGCCTGACCTGCGACCCGGTGGGCGGACTGGTGCAAATCCCTTGCATCGAGCGCAACGCCATCGCGTCCGTCAAAGCCATCAACGCCGCCCGCATGGCCTTGCACGGCGACGGCAGCCACTTTGTGAGCCTGGACAAGGTGATCAAGACCATGCGTGAAACCGGCGCCGACATGATGACCAAGTACAAGGAAACCGCGCGTGGAGGGCTGGCCGTTAACATCGTGGAATGCTAG
- a CDS encoding deoxyribodipyrimidine photo-lyase encodes MLAPPPPKTASREFATGLVWFRRDLRSFDHAALYHALKCCQQVHCVFVFDTEILDSLPRADRRVEFIQASVVELDAALRALQPNSGLITLHALARDAIPALAKELHAQAVFANHDDEPQALARDAMVLGGLAHLGIALHTYKDHVVFERREILTQQGRPYGVFTPYKNAWLKKVDDFYLKSYPVEKYAVRLAPRPHPQPVPSLQALGFEPTNLAQLKLPTGQSGGQQLFEEFFERMEHYHATRDFPGVKGPSYLGVHLRFGTVSIRQMAAAAYPLHLQGIQGASVWLSELVWRDFYAQILSNFPHVAQGAFKPEYDGIAWEHGKAAKALFAAWCEGRTGYPLVDAAMAQINQTGYMHNRLRMVVASFLVKDLGLDWRWGEAYFATHLNDFDLSANNGGWQWASSSGCDAQPYFRIFNPTSQSEKFDPEGKFIRRYLPQLARLPNAAIHAPWLAKPMELQAADVVLGKTYPLPIVAHDEARARTLLRYAVVKKPHALP; translated from the coding sequence ATGCTAGCGCCCCCTCCCCCCAAAACCGCCTCCCGAGAGTTCGCCACCGGCCTGGTCTGGTTCCGCCGCGACCTGCGCAGCTTTGACCACGCGGCGCTCTACCACGCGCTCAAGTGCTGCCAGCAGGTGCACTGCGTGTTTGTGTTCGACACCGAGATTCTGGACAGCCTGCCCCGCGCCGACCGCCGGGTGGAGTTCATCCAGGCCTCGGTGGTCGAGCTGGACGCCGCCTTGCGCGCCCTGCAGCCCAACAGCGGACTGATCACCCTGCACGCCCTGGCCCGCGATGCGATTCCGGCACTGGCCAAGGAACTGCACGCCCAGGCGGTGTTTGCCAACCACGACGACGAACCGCAGGCCCTGGCCCGCGACGCCATGGTGCTGGGCGGGCTGGCGCATCTGGGCATTGCGCTGCACACCTACAAGGACCACGTGGTGTTTGAGCGCAGGGAAATCCTCACCCAGCAGGGCCGCCCCTACGGGGTGTTTACGCCGTACAAAAATGCCTGGCTGAAGAAGGTGGACGATTTCTACCTCAAGTCCTACCCGGTGGAGAAGTACGCCGTGCGCCTGGCACCGCGACCGCATCCGCAGCCCGTGCCGAGTTTGCAGGCGCTGGGTTTCGAGCCCACCAACCTGGCCCAGCTGAAGCTGCCCACCGGGCAAAGCGGCGGCCAGCAGTTGTTTGAAGAATTCTTCGAGCGCATGGAGCACTACCACGCCACGCGCGACTTCCCCGGCGTCAAAGGCCCGAGCTACCTGGGCGTGCATCTGCGCTTTGGCACGGTGTCGATCCGGCAGATGGCGGCCGCGGCCTACCCGCTGCACCTGCAGGGCATCCAGGGGGCCAGCGTGTGGCTCAGCGAACTGGTGTGGCGGGATTTTTATGCGCAGATTTTGAGCAACTTTCCGCATGTGGCCCAAGGCGCTTTCAAGCCCGAATACGACGGCATCGCCTGGGAGCATGGCAAGGCCGCCAAGGCCCTGTTTGCCGCCTGGTGCGAGGGCCGCACCGGCTACCCGCTGGTGGATGCCGCCATGGCGCAGATCAACCAGACCGGCTACATGCACAACCGCCTGCGCATGGTGGTGGCGAGCTTTCTGGTGAAAGACCTGGGGCTGGACTGGCGCTGGGGCGAGGCCTACTTTGCCACCCACCTGAACGATTTTGATTTGTCGGCCAACAACGGCGGCTGGCAGTGGGCCAGCTCCAGCGGCTGCGATGCCCAGCCCTATTTCCGCATCTTCAACCCCACCAGCCAGAGCGAAAAGTTCGATCCCGAGGGCAAGTTCATCCGCCGCTACCTGCCCCAGCTGGCCCGCTTACCCAACGCCGCCATCCACGCGCCGTGGCTGGCCAAACCGATGGAGTTGCAGGCTGCCGACGTGGTGCTGGGCAAGACCTACCCGCTGCCCATCGTGGCCCATGACGAGGCCCGCGCCCGCACCCTGTTGCGCTACGCGGTGGTCAAGAAGCCGCATGCACTGCCGTGA